The following are from one region of the Brienomyrus brachyistius isolate T26 chromosome 13, BBRACH_0.4, whole genome shotgun sequence genome:
- the commd4 gene encoding COMM domain-containing protein 4 codes for MRFRFCGDLDCPDWVLAEISTLAKISSVKMKLLCVQVLKDLLGEGIDYDKVAKLTADAKFETGDIKASVAVLNFILFSAAKNDVDSESLSSELQQLGLPKEHATGLCKSYEDNHSALQDRLRESSLRLNRLEDISWRVDYTLSSSEMKDVREPVVQLRLRAQGIDPGSTQSTVFSVSADKFRVLLMELKQAQALMNSLH; via the exons ATG AGGTTCCGCTTTTGCGGAGACTTGGACTGTCCGGATTGGGTGCTTGCGGAAATCAGCACTTTGGCAAAAATA TCCAGCGTAAAGATGAAACTTCTTTGTGTCCAAGTGCTGAAGGATCTACTTGGAGAGGGCATTGAT TATGATAAAGTTGCAAAACTCACTGCAGATGCAAAGTTTG AGACTGGTGATATAAAAGCTAGCGTGGCAGTGCTGAATTTCATCCTCTTTAGCGCAGCTAAGAATGACGTGGACAGTGAGTCCCTATCCAGTGAGCTGCAGCAGCTGGGCTTGCCCAAAG AGCACGCAACGGGTCTGTGCAAGTCGTACGAAGACAACCACTCTGCCTTGCAGGACAGACTTCGGGAAAGCAGTCTGCGCT TGAATCGCCTGGAGGACATCTCATGGCGCGTGGACTACACACTCAGCTCCAGCGAGATGAAGGATGTCAGGGAACCAGTGGTCCAGCTCCGGCTCCGGGCCCAAGGCATCGATCCAGGCTCCACACAATCGACCGTATTCTCTGTTAGTGCAGACAAGTTCAGGGTCTTGCTGATGG AACTCAAGCAAGCCCAAGCCTTGATGAATTCCCTGCATTGA
- the neil1 gene encoding LOW QUALITY PROTEIN: endonuclease 8-like 1 (The sequence of the model RefSeq protein was modified relative to this genomic sequence to represent the inferred CDS: substituted 3 bases at 3 genomic stop codons), producing the protein MPEGPELHLASLFVNKVCTGLVFTGAVQKSAISKCPEVPFASDAYSITAISRGKEVRLTLKPIRAGKVNRGVAQTMDVVFRFGMSGYFSFNKVEELPKHAHLRFYTKEKIPRVLSFVDHRRFGSWQPNGTWQAERGPCVLLEYQQFRLNVLSHLSDRAFEKPICEALLNQKYFNGIGNYLRAEILYRLSIPPFVKARSVLERLQTKEVPEDDWKLSEDEVTXNFKRRNVLXCXQYSLSALQTSCFLSQVPNEKFRTETADLLSLCHTVPMEVINLSEKGYQPAKKDYSILMAWMQCYSVEGMMSLRDHNGRTIWFKGDAGPMAPKGRKLARTKKRKLKDEDDDNGENKGNRVVKDKHSKKVRKGRKGNPGNECKKAEVKQESRQWRIAENQPGVSRQSVRRSARIKQGGGPAGPAGVAGGEVRQDLGSI; encoded by the exons ATGCCCGAAGGCCCCGAACTGCACTTGGCCAGCCTGTTTGTGAACAAGGTCTGCACCGGCCTTGTGTTCACTGGGGCCGTGCAGAAGTCTGCGATCAGTAAATGTCCCGAAGTGCCCTTTGCATCTGACGCATACAGCATCACTGCCATCTCCCGTGGGAAGGAGGTCCGACTGACCCTGAAGCCCATCCGGGCTGGGAAGGTTAATCGTGGTGTGGCTCAGACCATGGATGTGGTCTTCCGTTTCGGAATGTCGGGTTACTTCTCCTTCAATAAGGTGGAGGAGTTACCCAAACACGCCCATCTGCGCTTCTACACCAAAGAGAAAATTCCCAGGGTGCTGAGTTTCGTGGACCACCGCCGGTTTGGCAGCTGGCAGCCCAATGGAACCTGGCAGGCAGAGAGAGGGCCTTGTGTATTGCTGGAGTATCAGCAGTTTCG GCTCAACGTCCTATCACACCTGTCAGACCGTGCATTTGAGAAGCCCATCTGTGAGGCTTTGCTCAACCAGAAGTACTTCAATGGTATAGGGAATTATCTACGAGCTGAAATCCTTTACAG ACTAAGCATCCCACCGTTCGTCAAAGCGAGGAGTGTTCTTGAGAGACTTCAAACGAAGGAAGTACCCGAGGATGACTGGAAGCTCAGTGAAGATGAGGTGACTTAGAATTTTAAAAGAAGGAATGTTTTGTAATGTTGACAGTACTCTCTGTCAGCTCTCCAAACATCTTGTTTTCTCTCCCAGGTGCCCAACGAGAAGTTTAGGACAGAAACAGCTGACCTTCTGAGCTTGTGTCACACTGTTCCGATGGAAGTGATAAACCTAA GTGAGAAGGGATACCAACCAGCCAAGAAAGATTACTCTATCCTTATGGCATGGATGCAGTGTTACTCAGTAGAAGGCATGATGTCACTGAGAGACCACAATGGCAGAACGATCTGGTTCAAG GGTGATGCTGGTCCCATGGCACCTAAAG GACGCAAGTTGGCAAGAACCAAAAAGAGAAAACTGAAAGACGAAGACGACGACAATGGGGAGAATAAAGGCAACAGG GTTGTCAAAGACAAGCATTCAAAAAAAGTCAGAAAAGGAAGGAAGGGAAATCCGGGAAATGAGTGTAAAAAGGCAGAGGTTAAGCAGGAAAGCCGGCAATGGCGAATCGCTGAGAACCAACCTGGAGTGAGCCGGCAAAGTGTCCGTCGGAGTGCCCGGATCAAGCAGGGCGGCGGCCCAGCGGGACCAGCCG